The following is a genomic window from Nitrospira sp..
CTATCGGATTCCGGATCTGACCGTCGGCGGCGGCTATGCGGTGCAGGGTTCGAAGGGGCCCGACAATCAAGGCCAGGTGGCGCTCAATTTGGGCCTGCCTCTGCCGTTGTTCAACCGCAATCAGGGCGGTATCATGCAGGCAGAGGTGGCGGTGCAGGCGGCCGAAGCCGATTTGAATAAAACGCTGAACCAGGTCGAAAACGAGGTGGATGTCGCGCATAAAAATCTGCTCCAAAGCCGGCGGCTGGTCGAGGCCTTCCTCGGCGGAGTGCTCGACGATGCCCGGTCGACCTTTACGATCGTCGAACGGGCTTACGAGCGGGGTGGGGCGACGATCTTGGATTTGCTCGATGCGGCCCGAACATCTAGAACGATTCAACAAAACTATTTCGAGGCGCTCTTCAACTATCAGCGCAACGTGATTCAACTCGAAAGTGCGGTGGGGCAGGAGATATCGTTATGAACAGGCACAGGGCTCCGCTGACCATTGCAATGATGTTCTTCCTTCTTTCGCCATGGGGTTGCGGGAAGTCCGAGCAACCCTCGCCGTCCGACTCGGTCGCGGCTCCCTTAGAGAAAGCGGCTCCGACTCCCGCGCCATCGCAGCCACGAGTGGAAACGGCGGTGGTGGAGTTCAGTCCGGCGCATCAGGCGCTGATTTTGTCAGGGAAAGTGGCGTACGGAGAAGACCGTTACTCCAAGATTTCGTCTCCATTGCAAGGCCGAGTAGTGGAAGTGCGCGCGCATCTGGGCGACCGCGTGAAGGTCGGCGATGTGTTGTTGATTGTGGATAGTCCGGATATTGCCCAGGCCTATTCGGAGTATGTGAAGGAAGATTCGGATTTGCAGTATGCGACGCGGGCCGTCGATTTGGCGAAAGATTTGTACGAAAATAAGGCAATGCCGCTCAAGGATTTGAAGCAGGCGGAGAATGAGTTAGTGAAAGCCCGCGCGGAGTTTCGCCGCGCGAAGGAACGGCTGCTGTCTCTGCGTGTGTCGGCCGATGAGCTGACGAAGCCGCTGGATAAACAGAAAATTACGTCGCGATTCGAGATGAAGAGCCCACTGACTGGGATTGTGGTCGAGCGAGCGGTGACGCCAGGCCAATCGGTCGGCGGCGATCCGTCGCAGGTGCTGTTTACCGTGGCGGATTTAGACATGTTACAGGTGCTTGCCGATTTGTATGAGCGGGATCTGGCGCTTGTCAGGGAAGGGCAGTTTGCCACGGTGGTGGTGGAAGCCTATCCTGGAGTCGAGTTCCCCGCCACGGTTGCCGCCATCGGCGATGTCGTCGATCCGGCGACCCGCACGATCAAAGTCCGGGCCTGGGTGAACAACGATCCGCATAAATTGAAACCTGAAATGTTTGCCCGGCTGCATCTCAATGTCGGCGACGCCACGCCGTTTATTGCGGTGCCTCGCGAAGCCGTATTGGAATCGGACGGGAAACAATTCGTCTATATTGTAGAAGAGTCGAATCGCTATGTGAAGCGCGAGGTCAAGGTCTCGAATATTTCCACGGATCAGGTGCGTGTCTTGGAAGGGCTGGACCGAGGCCAACGCATTGTGATCAGGGGGGCCGTCCTGATCAAGGGCCAAGAAATCAAAGGGACGTAACCTCGTGCGAATAATTGTTGCGGCTCCCTCTCCGGGCCACTTCTTCCGATGATCGCGCGTCTTGTCGAAATTTCGCTGGTGCAGCGATTCTTGCTGTGTGCGTTGGGCTTCATGCTGCTGTTCGGAGGGCTCTATGCCTTCCAGCTCCTCGACATTGTCGCCTATCCCGATCCTTCGCCGCCGATGGTGGAGCTGATCACTCAGCATCCCGGCTGGTCGGCGGAGGAAATAGAGCGGCAGATCACGATCCCAATCGAAGTCGCGCTGAACGGGATGCCGGGCCTAACCGATATCCGTTCCCTCTCGATCTTCGGCCTCAGCGATATCAAAATCTATTTCGATTTCGGGACGGATATGTTCCGGGACCGGCAGGAAGTATTGAATCGCCTGGGAACGGTGCAGTTGCCCAAAGGCGCCGACCCGTCGCTTTCGCCTTGGTGGGCCATCGCCGAAATCTACCGGTATGAATTGACTGGTGAAAAAGCCGACCTCACGACGCTGAAGACCATTCAAGACTGGCAGGTGCGGCGCGAATTCCGACGCGTGCCCGGCGTGATCGATGTGACGGCGTTCGGAGGGACCACGAAGGAGTACCACGTCGATATCGACCCTGGGAAACTGATCAGCTACGGCGTGAGTTTGTCCCAGGTCATGACGGCGCTGACGAACAGCAATGCCAATGTCGGGGGCAATTATCTGACAATCGGGGCACAGAACTACAACATTCGCGGGCTGGGGCTGATCAATCGGCTGGAAGACATCGAGAATGTGGTGGTCGCGGAAAAAGACGGGACGCCCATTTTCGTGAATACGCTGGGCAAGGTGTCGGTCGGCCATCAGGTGCGGCTGGGGAAAGTCGGAATCGACGACCGCGACGATGTGGTTGAAGGGGTCGTCCTGTTGCAGCGCGGCTATAAGGCCCTGTCGGTCTTGGATAAGGTGCGCGCGAAAGTTGAGGACCTGAATGGCTGGAAGCTCCCGGAAGGGGTCAAGATTAAGACGTTTTACGACCGGACCAAGCTGATTCATACGACCGTGGAAACGGTGATGGATATTTTAATCAGCGGAATGGTCCTAGTCTTCATTATCCTCGTCGTGTTTTTGGGACACTTCCGCGCGGCCTTCATTGTCGCGCTGACGATTCCGATGTCGCTGCTGTTTACCTTTACGATGATGATTTTGGTAGGCGAGTCGGCCAATCTTATTTCGCTCGGATCGATCGATTTCGGCATTATCGTCGATGCGACGCTGATTATGGTCGAAAGTATCTTCTTTCATTTGGCGCACTCGAAGACGCTGGGCCTGACGGTGCATCAACAGATCGTGCGCGCCGCCCGCCAGGTCGGACGGCCGATCTTCTACTCGACGACGATTATTGTCGTCGCATTTATTCCGCTCTTTACGATGACGGGCGTGCCGGGAAAAATCTTTGCGCCGATGTCGATTACCTATGGGTTTGCGCTGGTGGGCGCGTTGCTCATGGCCTTTACGCTGGCGCCGGTCTTGTGCTCGTTTCTTTTGAAAGGGACGATTAACGAAGAGGATACGGTCGTGGTGCGCGGGATTCGCCGGGTCTATTCGACGACACTGGACTGGGCGCTTGGGCATCGCATGACGGTGCTGGGAGGGGCCGGAGGATTGCTGCTCGTGACGGCGGTGGCGCTCCGATTCCTCGGCGGGGAATTCATGCCGGCGTTGGAGGAGGGCAATCTGTGGGTGCGCGCGACGATGCCGGTGGATATTTCTTTCGACCAAGCTGCCCGGTTGACTAGCGATATTCGTCGTTTGTTTAGAGACTCTCCGGAAGTGTCGACGATTGTGTCTCAATTGGGCCGCCCGGACGACGGGACGGATCCAACGAGTTTCTTCAACGCGGAGTTTCTGGCGAACCTCAAGCCGCAGAATGAGTGGAGGGCCGGGCTCAGCAAGGATCAGCTGATTGAGGAAATCGAGGGACGGTTGAAAGATATTCCCGGCGTGATTTTCAATTTTTCGCAGGTCATCCAGGATAACGTCGAAGAGGCGATGTCCGGTGTCAAAGGCGAAAACTCCATTAAGCTGTTTGGGACGGATCTCAAGACGATGGAGGCCAAGGCCGGTGAGATCGAACGGGTCATGCAAGGGGTGTCAGGAGTCAAAGATCTTGGAATTTTCCGCCTGGTCGGTCAGCCGAATTTGCTCATTCAAGTGGATCGCGAGGCGAGCGCGCGCTATGGATTGCAGGTGGCGGACGTGAATGCGGTGGTGCAAGCGGCCGTCGGAGGACAGGCGGTTACTCAAGTCTATGAAGGGGAGCGCTTATTCGATCTCGTCGTGCGATTCCTGCCGGAGTTTCGCCAGGATGTGGAAGCGATCGGGAATGTGCTCGTGAACACTCCGGATGGCGCGCGAGTTCCGCTGAAACAAGTGGCCAGTATTACCACGCAAATGGGGGCCTTCATTATTTATCGGGAGAATAACGAGCGCTATATCCCCATTAAGTTCAGTGTGCGGGACCGAGATCTTCAGAGCACGGTAGAAGAGGCGCAGGCGTTGATGGCAAAGCAGATCGTGCTGCCGGAGCGGTACCGGATGGAGTGGGCGGGGCAATACGATCAATTAAAGGACGAGCAGCATCGTCTCTCCAAAGTGGTGCCGATTAGCCTGGTGATTATTTTATTCCTCCTCTACACGACATTCGATTCGCTCAAGAATGCGTTGCTCGTCCTGGCGACGGTTCCGTTTGCCTTGGTCGGGGGGGTGTTGTCGCTGGTGTTGACCGATACGCATTTTAGTATTTCGGCGGCCGTCGGCGTCATCTCGACGCTGGGGGTCGCGATTCTTGGCGGAGTGCTGTTGATCTCGCGAATCGAAGAATTCCGAACCGCGGGGCTGGGTCTTCGCGAGGCTGTCCGGAAGGGCGCCGACGTGCAGATGCGGCCAATTCTCATGGCGACGTTGGGCGCCGCCATCGGGTTATTGCCGGCGGCGCTGGCGACGGGCATCGGTTCGCAAGCGCAAAAGCCGCTGGCCCGCGTGGTGGTCGGCGGCATGTTGACGGCGGCCTTTTTGATTTTGGTCGTGTTGCCGGTATTATATGAGCTCGCCCATCGTCGCGAAGCGCTCGATGAGCAAGACCAATCCTTAACGATTCGAAGAGGAGATGTGTG
Proteins encoded in this region:
- a CDS encoding Cobalt/zinc/cadmium efflux RND transporter, membrane fusion protein, CzcB family (MaGe:77307843) translates to MNRHRAPLTIAMMFFLLSPWGCGKSEQPSPSDSVAAPLEKAAPTPAPSQPRVETAVVEFSPAHQALILSGKVAYGEDRYSKISSPLQGRVVEVRAHLGDRVKVGDVLLIVDSPDIAQAYSEYVKEDSDLQYATRAVDLAKDLYENKAMPLKDLKQAENELVKARAEFRRAKERLLSLRVSADELTKPLDKQKITSRFEMKSPLTGIVVERAVTPGQSVGGDPSQVLFTVADLDMLQVLADLYERDLALVREGQFATVVVEAYPGVEFPATVAAIGDVVDPATRTIKVRAWVNNDPHKLKPEMFARLHLNVGDATPFIAVPREAVLESDGKQFVYIVEESNRYVKREVKVSNISTDQVRVLEGLDRGQRIVIRGAVLIKGQEIKGT
- a CDS encoding Cobalt-zinc-cadmium resistance protein CzcA, Cation efflux system protein CusA (MaGe:77307844), coding for MIARLVEISLVQRFLLCALGFMLLFGGLYAFQLLDIVAYPDPSPPMVELITQHPGWSAEEIERQITIPIEVALNGMPGLTDIRSLSIFGLSDIKIYFDFGTDMFRDRQEVLNRLGTVQLPKGADPSLSPWWAIAEIYRYELTGEKADLTTLKTIQDWQVRREFRRVPGVIDVTAFGGTTKEYHVDIDPGKLISYGVSLSQVMTALTNSNANVGGNYLTIGAQNYNIRGLGLINRLEDIENVVVAEKDGTPIFVNTLGKVSVGHQVRLGKVGIDDRDDVVEGVVLLQRGYKALSVLDKVRAKVEDLNGWKLPEGVKIKTFYDRTKLIHTTVETVMDILISGMVLVFIILVVFLGHFRAAFIVALTIPMSLLFTFTMMILVGESANLISLGSIDFGIIVDATLIMVESIFFHLAHSKTLGLTVHQQIVRAARQVGRPIFYSTTIIVVAFIPLFTMTGVPGKIFAPMSITYGFALVGALLMAFTLAPVLCSFLLKGTINEEDTVVVRGIRRVYSTTLDWALGHRMTVLGGAGGLLLVTAVALRFLGGEFMPALEEGNLWVRATMPVDISFDQAARLTSDIRRLFRDSPEVSTIVSQLGRPDDGTDPTSFFNAEFLANLKPQNEWRAGLSKDQLIEEIEGRLKDIPGVIFNFSQVIQDNVEEAMSGVKGENSIKLFGTDLKTMEAKAGEIERVMQGVSGVKDLGIFRLVGQPNLLIQVDREASARYGLQVADVNAVVQAAVGGQAVTQVYEGERLFDLVVRFLPEFRQDVEAIGNVLVNTPDGARVPLKQVASITTQMGAFIIYRENNERYIPIKFSVRDRDLQSTVEEAQALMAKQIVLPERYRMEWAGQYDQLKDEQHRLSKVVPISLVIILFLLYTTFDSLKNALLVLATVPFALVGGVLSLVLTDTHFSISAAVGVISTLGVAILGGVLLISRIEEFRTAGLGLREAVRKGADVQMRPILMATLGAAIGLLPAALATGIGSQAQKPLARVVVGGMLTAAFLILVVLPVLYELAHRREALDEQDQSLTIRRGDV